TTCCATCTTTCAGATCTCTGGACAGGATATCTATCCACTTCTGCCAAACCTTTTGCGACTGCCCCTTTTTCACCTCATTTGGCCTTGTCTGATTGAGGAGCAGCATGAGTATATCTCCGTAGAAGAGTCCGAACAGGGCTCTCCACACCATGAATGGCTGCACGCGCATCTGGCATTCCTTCTCCAGCCCCTTAACATTCAGGGATAGTATCTTTACCCTGTCAAATCCTGCCTTTCTCACCGACTCCTTTAACACATGTAAGTAGTTGGCTCCCCTGCAGGCATCCCCCGCCGTCGGCATGAGAAGTCTTGTCCGGCTGATATCATATTTGCCTGACTGCAGTGCATCTATCATCTGCCCGGCATTTAACACGATCGGATAACACATATCATTGTTCACATACTTAAGTCCCACATCCGTGATATGTTCCTCATTTGACAGTATGACCGGATGATAATCCCTTGAATAAAAGGCGTATTTTATCAGAGGAAAATGCGCATCCAGCATGGCTGGGATCAGCAATATATATTTTTCATTCCATGTATCTTCATCTATCTTGTACATTCTCTACTCCCCATATACTTTGCAGTTATATAACGTATTTGCAGCACTTCAATCAAATATGACATTTTTTGAAAATGGACAACCCCTGGTCCATTTTCAAAAAAGCTTAAATATCTAATCTAATTTCAATCAACTTACATTATAACTTCTTTTGCATGCACCTAGCCACTGTTTACTAATTAATTATGTTAAACTTATTTGTTGATATAACAAAACACAGGTACTATATAAAATGTCACACCCGTTACAACGGCTTAACATCTTATATAGCACCTGTGTCTCAACGCAAATATTTTTATAGACTGCTAGAGCATCGACTGGGAATTGAACTATCGATGATTTTCCCGGTTCTTGTTCTTAAGTTTATTCCAGAATACTCTTTGCAAGCTTCTGCTCCTCATCAGTAGGCGGGTCGATTCCCTCAAGCTTATATGGTATTCCAAGTCTCTCCCACTCAGGGATTCCGAGCTTGTGATATGGAAGTACCTCAACTTTATCTACAGTCTTAAGAGTGTCTATGAACTCCTTAGTCTTTCTCAGATCATCCTCATCAGTTGTGATGGTTGGTACCAGTACGTGTCTGATCCACATATGCTTACCCTGATCTGACAGATACTGTGCAAGATCAAGTATATTGCTGTTGGAGAATCCTGTGAGATCTCTATGCTTATCATCATTGATCTGCTTGATATCGAGCAGGAACAGATCTGTGAGATTCATCAGCTCATTGAACTTGGAGAAGAATGGCTCCTCCCTTGTAAATGGATTGCCGGCTGTATCTATTGTTGTATGAATACCTTCAGCCTTTGCAAGCTTGAAAAACTCGATGAGGAAATCCATCTGAAGCAGCGCCTCACCACCGCTCACTGTTATACCACCACCGTTTTTCCAATATGGCTTATAGCGGAGCGCCTGCTTTAACAGGTCCTCAGGGGTCCTCGCCTCGATCTTGACGCCCTTATCCTTCAGCAGCTTTGTATTCTCTTCTATCTTCTTCTCAAGTTCTTCTCTCTCAGCATCGCTTGTTTCATCTGAGTAAAGCTTACTATAGTCTGTCACAAGATTCCATGTCTCTGGGTTGTGACAATATTTACATCTCATCTTGCAGCCCTGTAAAAAAACTACAAATCTTATGCCTGGACCATCTACTGCTCCAAAGCTCTCTGTCGAATGGACATATCCTAAAACCTGTTTCTTTTCAGACATATTTCACCTCTAAGTTCTTCCTATTCAAATACAACTCTCAATTAATGAAAGTAATTACAAACAAAACTACATGTCTATTATCTCTTGTAAAACTGATATAAATACATATTCTTAAAAAAAGTCCCGGAGAGGTTATCCCCGGGACCATGGTTCTTGTTATATCTGACAAAGCATCTATAACTTCACTGAAAATCCAGCGTCAGCTAAGAATTAAAGTGAGTCATGGAATGTTCTGTTGATAACATCGAGCTGCTGCTCACGTGTAAGTGATATGAACTTAACAGCATATCCTGATACACGGATTGTGAAGTTAGCGTACTCTGGCTTATCTGGATTCTCCATAGCATCAAGGAGCTTATCCTTACCAAATACGTTTACGTTCAGATGATGAGCGCCCTGATCGAAGTATCCATCCATTGCGCTTACAAGCTTTGTAGCTCTCTCTTCCTCATCATGTCCAAGTGCTGATGGGTTCATTGTCTGTGTATTTGAGATACCATCCAGTGACCACTCATAAGGAATCTTTGCAACAGAGTTAAGTGATGCAAGAAGTCCTGATGTCTCAGCGCCGTAGCTTGGGTTAGCACCTGGTGCAAATGGTGTCCAAGCACGTCTTCCATCTGGAAGGTTACCTGTGTACTTACCATAAACTACGTTAGATGTGATTGTAAGGATAGATGTTGTAGGCTCTGAATTACGATATGTGTGTCTCTTCTTGATGTCTGTAAGGAACTCATGAAGAAGCCATACACCGATGTTATCAGCTCTGTCGTCATCGTTACCATACTTAGGGAACTCGCCTTCGATCTCGAAGTCCTCAGC
This sequence is a window from Coprococcus eutactus. Protein-coding genes within it:
- a CDS encoding radical SAM protein, coding for MSEKKQVLGYVHSTESFGAVDGPGIRFVVFLQGCKMRCKYCHNPETWNLVTDYSKLYSDETSDAEREELEKKIEENTKLLKDKGVKIEARTPEDLLKQALRYKPYWKNGGGITVSGGEALLQMDFLIEFFKLAKAEGIHTTIDTAGNPFTREEPFFSKFNELMNLTDLFLLDIKQINDDKHRDLTGFSNSNILDLAQYLSDQGKHMWIRHVLVPTITTDEDDLRKTKEFIDTLKTVDKVEVLPYHKLGIPEWERLGIPYKLEGIDPPTDEEQKLAKSILE